Proteins from a genomic interval of Medicago truncatula cultivar Jemalong A17 chromosome 3, MtrunA17r5.0-ANR, whole genome shotgun sequence:
- the LOC11437114 gene encoding probable diphthine methyl ester synthase, whose protein sequence is MLYIIGLGLGDEQDITLKGLEAIQKCDKVYMEAYTSLLSFGLSSHGLSNLEKLYGKPIILADREMVEEKADDILSQAQLSHSAFLVVGDPFGATTHTDLVVRAKKMGIEVKVVHNASVMNAIGICGLQLYRYGETVSIPFFTETWRPDSFYEKIQQNRNLGLHTLCLLDIRVKEPTLESLCRGRKAYEPPRYMTINTAIEQLLEISQAREESAYTEDTECVGLARLGSEDQIIVAGTMKQLQLIDFGAPLHCLVITGKTHPLEEEMLDFYRCKP, encoded by the exons ATGTTATACATAATCGGTTTAGGGTTGGGCGATGAGCAAGATATTACACTCAAAGGTTTAGAAGCTATTCAAAAATGCGACAAGGTTTACATGGAAGCTTACACTTCCCTTCTCTCCTTCGGTCTCTCTTCACACGGCCTCTCCAACCTCGAAAAACTATACGGTAAACCCATTATTCTTGCCGATAGAGAAATGGTTGAAGAAAAAGCGGATGATATTCTCTCCCAAGCTCAACTTTCTCATTCTGCTTTCCTTGTTGTTGGTGATCCTTTTGG GGCTACCACTCACACTGACCTTGTTGTTCGAGCTAAGAAGATGGGAATCGAAGTCAAAGTTGTGCACAATGCATCTGTCATGAATGCAATTGGGATTTGTGGTTTGCAGCTATATCGTTATGGGGAAACTGTTTCAATACCTTTCTTTACTGAGACGTGGAGACCTGATAGCTTCTATGAAAAGATTCAACAAAATCGAAATTTGGGACTTCACACACTTTGCTTGTTAG ATATTCGGGTGAAGGAGCCGACACTTGAATCTTTGTGCAG AGGAAGAAAAGCATACGAACCTCCCAGATATATGACTATAAACACAGCCATTGAGCAGTTATTGGAGATTTCACAAGCACGTGAAGAATCTG CCTACACAGAAGATACCGAGTGTGTTGGGCTTGCTCGTCTGGGAAGTGAAGATCAAATAATAGTAGCTGGAACAATGAAGCAACTACAATTGATTGACTTTGGAGCACCTTTGCATTGCCTAGTAATAACAGGCAAGACCCATCCCTTAGAGGAAGAAATGTTGGATTTTTACAGATGCAAACCGTAG
- the LOC11432126 gene encoding FBD-associated F-box protein At5g56370: MNETTLCSHVYSIMLSRDNTLPIRSFRFKCCAAYQPNEITKLIIAAIQRRTETLELNMLSNFLDMKLASNIFTCMTLTVLKLKHLTILGDIPQINNTISLLKTLHLDSVTFNTHKQIIDFLLFFPILEELQTNKVKVFPLREFVPKTADKIKCLPNLVTAKLSDNKPIPLFLLSRARSLSITLTWTHYFQVPIFYNLTQMELFSNLEGKSWPKKWMWMLEMLQHTPKLQHLIIHEEIENGIENGNDDDDDEDIWEDPKIVPECLSSQLKTYLFKNYRGKKCELQFAEYVMRSSKVLCNMIIHSACSIDLNAKYRMLQKLSVCPRGCKLIFE; the protein is encoded by the exons ATGAACGAAACCACTCTTTGCAGTCATGTTTACTCAATCATGCTATCGCGTGACAACACACTGCCAATACGATCATTCCGCTTCAAATGTTGTGCTGCATACCAACCCAACGAAATAACCAAACTTATCATTGCAGCAATACAAAGACGAACTGAAACCCTTGAACTTAACATGTTGTCTAATTTTTTAGACATGAAATTAGCTTCCAACATATTCACTTGTATGACGCTTACTGTTCTCAAATTAAAACACCTAACAATCCTCGGAGACATTCCTCAAATAAATAATACTATTTCACTACTCAAAACTCTCCACTTGGATAGCGTTACTTTCAACACTCATAAACAGATCATCGACTTTCTCTTGTTCTTTCCCATTCTGGAGGAATTGCAAACAAATAAAGTAAAGGTATTTCCTTTGAGGGAGTTTGTTCCTAAAACAGCAGACAAGATCAAATGCTTGCCCAATTTGGTGACAGCCAAGCTTTCTGATAACAAACCTATTCCTCTCTTCCTGCTTTCCAGGGCACGGAGTCTCAGTATAACTCTG ACATGGACCCACTATTTCCAAGTCCCCATTTTTTACAATCTAACTCAAATGGAGCTATTCTCTAACTTAGAGGGTAAAAGTTGGCCTAAGAAGTGGATGTGGATGCTAGAAATGCTTCAGCACACTCCAAAGCTTCAACATCTTATCATTCATGAG GAGATAGAAAATGGGATAGAGAATGGAaatgatgacgatgatgatgagGACATTTGGGAGGACCCAAAGATTGTTCCAGAATGCCTTTCATCTCAGCTCAAAACTTACTTGTTTAAGAATTATAGAGGCAAAAAGTGCGAGCTTCAATTTGCAGAATATGTTATGCGCAGTTCAAAAGTATTATGTAACATGATAATTCACAGTGCTTGTTCCATAGATTTAAATGCAAAGTACCGGATGTTACAGAAATTATCTGTGTGTCCAAGGGGCTGTAAACTTATATTTGAATGA